The proteins below come from a single Denticeps clupeoides chromosome 15, fDenClu1.1, whole genome shotgun sequence genomic window:
- the kitlgb gene encoding kit ligand b — translation MKKTKIGESPCVLLLLFSSLVASDGEGRTPVTDDVATLNLLKENIPKDYRIPIHYIPKELAGQCWLQLNIYPVERSLSQLASKFGNLSTNRENITIFITMLQGLRLMIDDEELESTMLVYKCHFRRVTWATGPYFDYIKEFFGAAAKTPGKLSCVPPPCPRPSQSPTGGDSWGHTQESPRRRHLAIIFIAVSVILSFSLWMVARSRGRCANGCCRTRSMTSVSHGTTIPGGQQDLTQITNRKNSIASQDTEV, via the exons ATGAAGAAGACAAAA ATTGGAGAGAGTCCTTGTgtcctcctgctgctgttttCCAGTCTTGTGGCGAGTGATGGTGAAGGCAGGACTCCTGTCACTGATGATGTGGCCACTCTTAACCTATTG AAGGAAAACATCCCCAAAGACTACAGAATCCCAATTCATTACATCCCTAAGGAGCTG GCAGGGCAGTGTTGGCTTCAACTCAACATTTATCCTGTGGAGAGGAGCCTCAGTCAGCTGGCCAGTAAGTTTGGCAACCTGTCCACCAACCGAGAGAATATAACTATTTTCATCACCATGCTGCAAGGACTCCGCTTGATGATTGACGACGAGGAGCTG GAGTCAACAATGCTGGTGTATAAATGCCATTTCAGAAGAGTCACCTGGGCAACAGGCCCTTACTTTGACTACATCAAGGAGTTTTTTGGTGCCGCTGCCAAGACCCCTGGGAAATTATCCTGTGTTCCTCCACCCTGCCCACGCCCTTCACAGTCGCCTACAG GTGGAGACAGTTGGGGCCATACACAGGAGAGTCCGAGGAGAAGACATCTGGCCATCATTTTCATTGCTGTTTCTGTCATCCTCTCATTCAGTCTGTGGATG GTGGCCAGAAGTCGAGGACGTTGTGCAAATGGATGCTGCAGAACGAGGTCTATGACCTCAGTGTCCCATGGCACAACAATACCTGGAGGACAACAGGACCTGACACAGATAAC GAACAGAAAGAATTCCATAGCATCACAGGACACAGAGGTATGA